CAACATCTTATCAATTCGtagtttaattgaaattaacgCGCGAGTTCGGTTTTTGCAACTGCTCTAACAAGACCGTCAACAAGGAAACTATAATCCACTTGAactttttatttgattttccgcAATCCTTCAGCCGCGGTAATCGCTATTACCGTTGTAACGGAAGCTGCGCTCATCCCAATTATGGTGTGAGGCAATTATTGCTACTTGCTGTCAGTGCTTTCCGGTGTCGGTGGGAAATTCGCCGGGAAATTCAACATTGAATTCCAGCATCAGCGAACGATCTATTGGTTGTTCGTGCATAATGAGTTAGCCTCCCTGGCAAAGGTTTTTGCAGGATTTCTAACCACGGTCTTTATCTCTTCCGTTGCTACATCACGGCATCCGTTCCGATGACCGGGAAAACACGGCTCATGGAAAGCTCGagcgattgaaatggaaaacgtgcGATGAACATGGTCTCAATTTTCCGATAGAAATCCATCGCACCGACAGCGGATGCCGGAGCGGCATGGCAGCTACAAGTGTACCTCTCTAATAGAGTGCCGTTGCTGGCCATATCATTTTGTGCAGTGacagcaaccgatcgacctACAGCGGCATTCAATTTTATCGTGTTCGCCCCGTTAcaaccccttcctcctctgACCGGGCCTCTGACATGTGACATTGTCGACCGGTCGGAAGCGATGCTTGCAAACGCCGAGTTGACGCTAGGAAACAggcatggaaatgaaaaaccgtAGCATCGTGGTGTGCCGTATGTCAGAATGCAATATTGCCGGTAGGGTGCCGCAGAGCCCCGAGGACAGTCCGGTGAATCATCTGGGCTGTTTCGAAGCGGCCCCAGAGTTCGTAGACAATGAGGCAGACAGATCGGTTTATGCCATGCTGTCTAGCACCATGGCGTATACTGGGGTGTACGCTACGGATTATtgattttccccatttttgctCGCTATAACCGTACGCCTCGCATTCGCTGCTGCGGGCGGGCAGCAGCCCGAGTTCTTAGTCGGAGCGCATTTTGTAAACCGCTTAAAAGACGTTTAGCGTTTATCTGACTTTATGCTGTTGTGAGTGGCATGTTTCTTCGCAGCTTTCGGTGCTCGTTAGAGCAATCTGTAATCTGGCTAATGGTCTAGAGCAAAAGCAATTAATCCGTGTGGCCGGTGTGGCGCAGGTAGCGCAAGTGGTAATGGTGGAATAGAAGCTTTCAGTGTCACCACTTTTAGCTATGTATGGGACTGGGGAGAGAGCTAAGAAAGAGCAATATCTCGATTAGGAGGAAGGTTGGTTGTTATTTTTCTGACAATATTAATGTAACCAAGCTAAATCTTATCGGCGAACTAAAATGGAAATGCATTCCAGATGTGCCTCTACAGCAACAACGTCGTGTAGACATCAATGGGGATACTCTTAAGCAGAATGTTTAGTGTTCGTATTgtaaaaaatgatttgaaaatgGTCAAGGAATCATGAGAAGATTAGTAATCAGAGGCTAATAACTTTCATTTTCGACAAGTAATATTTCAAATAATACAGGTCcttagaaaaaaattaaaatgaccTTAACTTTGTGGCTTACCAAGAAACGGATGGCCGAACGAATGCGGGAAAAATCCTtgagcaaacaaaagaaaaggaattcCAAAGGTGAACGTAAACCGAAACCTTGACATACAAACGAAATTAGATATCGCCTACACTACCCAGTTGGAAACCCCCCGGTCGATGAAACGTAATCATCACCCATGAATatgaatatgtgtgtgtgtgtgtgtgtgagagttgTGCGTGGGGTTTGAGAATGTGATTAATACTTGTACCATTCATAATCGTTGGTGGTCAGAATCGGGGGGCGAATTGTTTCACTAGCACTCGCTGGCGGCCTACAGCAACCCTTCGTGTGAAGACAATGACGATATGATCCTATCCGTTGGCTACCGGTTTGGTGTCACCAGACGATGCGAACACGCATCCAGCATAGTACGTGGGATGAGTGCGACTGATTGAGCAGAAAGAGCCAAATTCGACTGGCTGTTTGCTGAATTTTGGTCAATTAGGATAGGCTACAACGTCGCAGGACCTTTGAAGCAGCATTGTTGGCATTTCAATGACGCGTTGCATCAATAACACTTCACTGAATAACATTCTTTGTATCACTTTTCACACGAAACGGGGCTACTTACGATAAACCATTTTGCCACTACAATCTAACTATAACTCTAGTACGCTTTTGGTTGGTAAAATGCATCTCGACTCACATAGCCCTACTACCGATAggctcacatacacacaaacacacatacgcgaACCACAACAAATTGGTTGGGCAGGATATGAATTGatgcagacgatgatgatgcggacgGAACATTGCACTTTGGCATCAACCCATGTTGCGGTTAGTACAACCGTTAGACGCTGTCTCCAAACTTCTTGGCTTGCGTTCAACCTAGGTGGTCAACATGTTGGCCAGCGCTTCGGAATCACTAGAACTCGAACTTCCGCAGACCCAAGTAGTAGCCACATGCACTTACACATCCACCGAATGTATGCAATACAACAAACACTAGCATTGCGCTAGTTCCTGTGAAGTTATAGAACGCTTTTGAGCGTAGATCGTGGAGTTTCACATAAAATCGTGCTAGTTACACTTTCCGAATGCTGATTTGCTGATAGTCGTGAGTAAATTGTACATGTAGATCCGAGAAACAACTTTAATGCGAAAGTTTAGCGTAACTGCTATGTATTGGGTACACTACAGTGCTCTACTTAAAGGTCTACAAGACGCTCTGTTTATCACTCACACAAACGACGAGAAACCgcatttcattcctttttcctcctcgttTAGAATGTCCGCTGTGCGATGGCACACGACGGGCCTTGGGGTGAAGTGGAAAAGCCATGGAAATGTCACGGAAAACGGCTCCATTACAATTACTTTATGCTATGGAAATAAATGAATATTCCCTACAGCTGCCACGATGCGAAACGTAACCAAAGCTGAACCGACGATGACAGGATTTCAATGTAATTTTCTTGTTCTACGCGACGTACGTGACGATCGATGAAAGTTCTACGGTTGTTACAAGGCTAAGCCCTTACACTTTACACTGATTTATCACTTGCACTCGGCAGCCCGTATCCCATTTTTCTGCTGTACTGATCACTAGAGCTTCAGAATGCTCTGGATTCTATCGCTGCGTGGCGAAATCAATTCCTTGTGATTTGGATGAGGCCTCCCGATGGAAGCTAGGAACAATTAGATGTACGGATTACGTAGCACTTGAGCAGCAGTACTTTCGGCTGGAAGGAACGCTCTCTCATCTCGTCGTTTGTCAGGCCTTTCGAGCTATTCCAACGTATTGTGTAATGCTTCTGTAGCGATGGTAATCCGGTTTAAAGGTGTTACCATTAACTTTCAATGTGCTTCACTGGGTTGTAACACCCTTCTTTTAATGTCGATGCAACGCGTGCCCGCTTGGTATACTAGCTACAATCGAAGTCGTACTGAGACTGAAGGAATGACACCCGAAAAGACATTTTACTCTCCTCGTCGTTGCTGTGGGGGAGACACGACGGGACTACAATAAGATTTCCCCTCCAAAAACATTATTGCGTTTTTCTCACACGTGACTTGTGAACATTTTGTCTCACTGCTCACCACCACAACGCTGCTGTGCTTTCCAGGCgggttgcgttttgttttggtgaGAAAATCCGTCGCCAATTGTCAAGCATGTTTTTTCCAGTGCTTGGAAAATTTGGCACATGCGCACGTTGCTCGCGGAACAATCGTGGACAAgtgaaacacaacaacatagCGATAGTGTTGATAGTGTTAGTAGGTCTGTTTTGACAGTTTATCATCTGTTTGCAGTACAGGATTCTTCAATATGTGGTGGCGGCAGGAGTCTGGAATTGAAAGTTATTTACCCTCTTTCCTATTTACTCCTCCGTTCATATGTCTGATGATGGGAAGCAGACAGAGCTGGAAAGGAAGTCACAGAAAAGAATCAGGTTTAAATAAAAGGTTTTAAAAACATATATTTGTTTGATGGTTACGAAGTTTGAATAATTGAAAAGCCGATGAACAAGGAACAGCTTGAAACTATTGGCAATTAGGAAAATTGGTTCCAGGATCGTTTGTTAAGTTAAAAAACCCATTATCCAAAGCAACGACGCAGCAAACGTGATCGTCTTTAAGTTTCTATATTAATTAGATCAACAAAATGGGACTAAAGAGTACGAAATCTGCTCATGAAAGCATTACAATTACTGCGAAGAAAGTTATGCTCATTTACAAGAAAAATCATGAGTTTCAAACATATTACGAACGGATCTTATGAAATATGTGTCCTATCACTACTCGTTTGAAGTGCACACTTACAATATTAAGTTAAATCGACGTAGAATCCGTCgatgttaattaaaaattcaacaactttgtcaacaacaacaatcaatcaaattatttaaaatgttGTACCTTGATTATAGGAATTATTCGAAGAAGCAAAATTCCTCTCTATCCTCTCTATTCTCTGTCCTGTTTACATATATTATTTCCTCTTAAAAAATACAGCCTCGTAATGTTGAAActaaaaaaggagaagcgaAATCATAactctttttttaaattaattactcATAAATGTGGTACATGTGAGTGAGTGGTTAAAGTTAACTCATGCCTTGTACTATTGACTTTTGCAAAGAAATGCTCTTTCCTAATTGGTACGGATGCCGTGTATCAGTCGAATAATCATTTTGTCATGTTGAAAATATATCATTACtctaaaatatatttaaaattgCAAACACCCTTTGCCGTGGCCCGAATGCATCGCCTTTGCCGTGTCCCGAATGTTCTGGCAATTTCCAAACTATCATTAACGTTGTTCTTACTATCATTAGCGTTATCGAAAGTTTTCAAACTGAAAAGGACATAAAGCGCGGTTACTATGGTTTCAACCTgacgcgttgttgttgttttgtcaaATCTAGGTAAACATTGCTCGGTTGTACGGATACCGTGGAGCACAGTTGGCGGATAATTTCTTCATATTCCCACACTAGCTAAACGAAGCGTATAAAAAGCGGTCAGCGGATACCGTGGCAATCAGTCCATTGTTGTCGTGCTCCCGAGGCGTGTGTATTTTAGACCGGTTCCAGTTGTGAAATTAAATGTGGTGGGAAATGGATAGTGAAAATCAGAAAGCAAGCGAACAGGATATGAGCACCGTGGACATCTACAAGGGGCTATCCTTGCCGAAGCGCATCGAAAGTCCCTGtaagtgtttttttgctggcaTAGTGTGTGAtgctaaaagaaaaaatccCGATCACCTTCGCACTATTTCAATTACAGACCAATTCACTGGTTATGGATCGCAGCAAGACGGCCGTAATCCCATTTATCGTACCTCGAACTCTGCCTACGGGTATTATCCTCCATGTCCGCATACCGTACCACACAAGTGAGCCGAAGCGTCTTTGCATTGCATTAGCAGAATCACTAGATTgcatttaatttcaattcattttaTTACATACTTTATGATTTTCCATAATTTAGGTACTTTCCTAAATCGCAAAAGTTTACTGGCCACCTCTACGAATGTGGAATGTTCCGGAACTATTCGCTTAACACTGCCGTCGATCGTCCTTACTGTAAATACAACGAATAGCTGCACCAACCCTCCATTCACATACTCATTTGCATTTATAATTTCGGCACCCTGTGGCATAGTCGAATAAACATAATCATTTAGCGAAGCATAACCTCTCGTGTCTTCATTTTCTACACGTTCGAGCATAAAGGGTACGTTCGAGCATAAACAACATTTTGGTGCTGCTTATCTCTGGTAACTgggtgtgtggttttgtgcaAATTATGGATGTTGTGTGTCAGGATATTGCATACCAGGAAGGATTCAAAACTACTAAAAATAGCACCTTTCGTTCGAAATtccatttaatgaaaaaagataaagaaagCAAACTGTTTGTCAAGCGAAGCGCGAagttaatggtttttttttgggtaaatGCTTCATGAGCATAGCGATATGAGCTAAATGACTACCTGTTTTTTGCTAAGATCACTGTGATTGATCGGTTGTGGCAAAATGCTACCAATCATTCACTTGGCTGAAATCAAGTCAggctaataaattaatttactgTGTGCTTGTGTTAGTTGCTTTTAAATCAAATTGAATCTTTAATATAAATTGAAATTGCGATCCTTGCTGGtcgaagtagtagcagcatcatcaagtTCACGGACACTATTACTTCGAGATGAAGCTGAGTTTGGTCCTGGTAAGGAAGAAGCACTGCTGCAAACTGCCCTGGAAATGTTACTAGTAAAATTAGAAAACATTGAACGGACATTTTTTTCACGACGTTTTAAGTTCAGACATGTTTTCTCTTTAGaattaaaacgaaacggaacactTCAATTTTACTTTTGTGTTTATTTCCATaacttccattccattatttGCTTGGTTGTTTTAGCTATTAGAATTAAGGTTTTCCCACGTTTTCACGGTTATCTTTGCTTAGAAACTATGAGCGTCCTTGTCGGTTTTCCTGTGTGTCAGTGGCTAGgtttcctgtgtgtgtttacacCTCTATTATCTAGTGCAGGGGATGCTATTGTTGGGGAAAAATGCGGCGGAACAGATTCTACTATTCCAAGAGAGCCACCATGCAGTGCattctgtgttgtgttgttgggaATTAGCTAGATTAGCTAAATGTCTATCTTCTCCACCTAGAGGGCTATGTGAACAATGAATTCCGGATGTTTTGCTTGAATATTCTAATAGAGCCTCCCAGTGAACAGCAGTAATTGCATGCagaattcatttttttgtctCATTTCACATTCTTTTACTTCTGAGTTCGACCGTATGTATTCTGGACTCTAGCACATGGTGCACACTCATGCCACCGGCGGGCTAGGGGGAATTGTGaggtttttgttatttttttttgtaatttcaatttgattccTTTCATTCAACAATAACTGTTAAATATATGAGTTTACAATACAGTTAGGGTTTATGAAGCATATTTGGTAACGTATTAGTGTTTGCAGGAGCAAAGGAATGATTGAAGGTACATACCCCATTACAACACCTGGTGGGGGCCGTAAGGCGGCATGACCTCCGCGAGTCGGTTGCGCTTCTGCAATAGCATGATTGAATTTGATAATGATATTCATATGAAAGGATGAGATTCCGGCTGCCATACTATACCAAATGCCATAGAACGCACGAGTAAGCATTGCACGAGGATTCCACAGTTCAACAAATCCCAAACATATTTTCTTCATAGAGCTTCGTTGTCTATTTGCTTGCTTTGTCGCTGTAAGGTGctaccgataccgataccaCAGTCGCTGTCGGCGGTAATCTTGAATTGGGATTTAGCAGATCGGTAGTGATCTGGACCCGTCTGCGTCTATTGGTTTGCTCAAGTGGACAAAACGGCTGGACTTGCATAACGattgaaacaacaacactatGACATTGACATTTGAcaattgggttttttttgtatactTATCACTACGATATAATATCAACTTGTATTCACTGTTTCTTCGCTAAACACGGTTGGCATTACTCCTTCCTATCCTAGCGCCATCGTCTGCTAATTAAACACTGTCAATGGAACACGGTATAACTC
The sequence above is a segment of the Anopheles darlingi chromosome 2, idAnoDarlMG_H_01, whole genome shotgun sequence genome. Coding sequences within it:
- the LOC125949454 gene encoding piercer of microtubule wall 1 protein, translating into MWWEMDSENQKASEQDMSTVDIYKGLSLPKRIESPYQFTGYGSQQDGRNPIYRTSNSAYGYYPPCPHTVPHKYFPKSQKFTGHLYECGMFRNYSLNTAVDRPYCKYNE